The Abditibacteriaceae bacterium sequence GAACAAGCGCCGTGCGCGCGCCGTTGCGCGCCGAAGCGATGGCCGCACAAATTCCGGCCATGCCTCCGCCAATAACGCAAACGTCAAAGTCGTGCGTTTCGCGGTGCAAAGAGAACTGTTGATTCATACCGAATGTTTAGCGCAGTACGGTCGAAATCGACCGTACTTCACACAACTTGCGACCAAATCGCCACAAAAACGCACAAAACGCCCTATTGTGTGCAGATGAGAAACGAGCGTTTCTGCGCGACTTACACGACAAAAATCGTGAGGCGTTTCGGGCCGTGTGCGCCCAGAACCAGAATACGTTCGATGTCGCCGGTGCGGCTGGGGCCGGTGATAAACGTGATAAGGCTTGGCCATGTTTCGCCGTAAACGCCGTGCAATAACGCGAATGCTGTTGGTAAATCGGGCACAAGCTGTTCGCGCCGCGCGATAACAACGTGATGCGGAACCAGAACCGAAAGCGCCCGCCCACCGGAACGCCGCGCGTTGAGCAAGACGCTGCCGGTTTGTGCAACCAGCGCATCGCACGAAGAAATTCCGGCTTCGCATGCCATGAGGGCGTCGCGGTCGTAGCCGCGTTTGGTTTCGACAAGTGGCAAGCCAAGCGATTGCGCTGCGTCGGTTACCAATTCGTCGTCGTGAAACGCGACGTTTGTCCAGCTGCTTTCCGTTGCCAGTTTCTGCAACGCCGCAGGTAATTCTTCGACGCTGTCGAGCAAATAGAACTCGGCACTGAGCGATGCGGCATTGGTGGCAAATAACTTCGACCAATCGTCCCAATTCTCGCCGGTCGGCGGTAGCCATTGCTTCCATTCTGAATCGCTTTGAAAAACCGTCAGCGTTTGCAACACGTTCGTTTTGGTTGTCGCTTCGCCTTCGACTTTCTCGCTGCCTGCTTTAATCGGCGCGTGCAAACCGCTTTGCGCCGGTTCTTCGCCACGCGAAACCGCCCCGGCTTCTACCGATTCATTAGGCTTCACACCTTGATGAGATGCGCCATGTGGCTTGCCCGGATGCGGCGCAGGAACTTGCAGCGCGCGCCGGATTTTTTGAAGCAACGCATCGCGTGCACCGAATTGTCCGCCGGTTGTCTCCCTCATCGGTTCTCCTTTTGACGTTCGGCCCATTGTTCATGAAACGATTTCGGCGCGAGTTTGGGCAAGGCGCGCGACTTCGACCAGGGCAAAATCGGGTCGAGTTTGGTGCGGCGCACGAGGCCGTGAAACGGCTGAAAAATGCGGCCCAATTTTAACGCGGTTCGATACAGCGAAGGCCGCGTCATCATAAACGCGAAGCCACGCCACGCGGCGCTTTCAGTTGCTGCCGGTTTTTCTTCGGCGGCGTTGCGGCGGTTTTGCAACAGGTGATGCGCGAGGTCGATTTTCACCGGACACGCTTCGGTGCAAGCGCCGCACAGCGAACTTGCGCCCGAAAGGTGCTTCCATTCTTGCAGCCCACGCAGATGCGGCGTAATCACGCTGCCGATTGGGCCTTGATATGTTGTGCCATAGGCATGGCCGCCGACGTTCTTGAAAATCGGGCAGACATTAAGACACGCGCCGCAGCGAATACAATGCAAGGCGTCGCGCTGTTCGGGGTCGGCGAGCAAGGTGGTGCGACCGTTATCGAGCAAGACGACGTGCAGTTCTTCAGGGCCATCGCTTTCGTCGTCCTCACGCGGGCCGAAAATCATCGTGTTGTAGCCCGTCAGCGCCTGCCCTGCTCCAGCGGTTGCCAGAAGCGGAAGAAAGAGCGCTAAATCGTCCAACGTGGGCAGCACCTTTTCGATACCGATGAGCGCAATGTGAACACGCGGCAGGCTCATTGTTAAACGCGCGTTGCCTTCGTTTTCGGTAATCGAAAGGCAGCCTTCGCGAGCAACAGCGAAGTTGGCGCCGGTGATGCCGACATCGGCGCGCAGATATTTATCGCGCATCACGTCGCGCGCGATCATCGTCAGTTCTTCGGGCGTATCGGCGGGCGCGGTGCCGAGTTTCTTTTCAAACACATCGCTCACTTCGCCGCGCGTCAGATGCATCGAAGGAAAAACGAAGTGATACGGCGCTTCGCCCAAGAGCTGCATGATGTATTCGCCCAAATCGGACTCGACGACTTCAAAGCCTTCTTTTTCTAATGCGGCGTTGAGGTGAATTTCTTCGCTCGTCATCGTCTTCGATTTGATGACTTTCGCGCCGTGTTTTTTGCAAATCTCGATGATGGTATCGCGCGCCTGCTGGTCGTCTTCGGCCCAATGGACGTGCGCGCCGCGCGATGCGATGGTTTGCGCGAACTGGTCGAGATACGTCCCGAGATTATTAACCGCTTCCCATTTGCGTTCGGAAGCGGCCTGGCGCGCGTCGGCCCACGAGGTGAACTTGGCTTTCTGCTCGTCGCGCTTGAGATAGTAGCCGCCGAGCGCTTTTTGAATTAACGCGCGATGACGCAAATCGTGCGTCATGGTGTGCGCGTCGTGCTTGAACTGTTTGCGAGCCGGTTCGGTGTGCGTGTGTTCGCGGTTTTCCGTTGTTGCGATGCTCATAAGAAAAAGGAGTACGGTCGAACTCGACCGTACTTAGTTGGTTTGCGCCAGCACTTGCGCGAGGTGAAGACAGGGCATTTTGCGACGCTGCCGCTTCAGCATTCCTTCGATGTGCATCAGGCAACTCGAATCGTTGGAAACCAGGTATTCTGCGCCAGTCTGCACCGCCGAATCGCACTTCACTTCGCCCATTGCGGTCGAAATATCGCTGAACTTCACCGAGAACGCGCCGCCGAAACCGCAGCAGGTTTGCGCTTCGTTCATTTCGACCAGTTCCAAATCGCGCACGTTTTCCAAAAGCGTGCGCGGCTGCGAAACAACGCCCAATTCGCGCAAGCCGTGACAGCCATCGTGAAAGGTCACTTTATGAGGAAAGCGCGCGCCGACATCGGAAACGCCGAGTTTGGAAACGAGGAATTCAGAAAATTCAAAGACACGCGGCGTGAGTGCAGCGGCATCTTTTTCTTCGGGCTGTCCGGCGAAAAGCTGCGGATAAAACACTTTCATCATCGCGCCGCACGAGCCCGAGGGAACAACAACCGCTTCGGCGTCGCGCAGTTCTTGGAGCACGTTGCGCGCGACGGGGCGCGCTTGTTCCCAGTAGCCGGAGTTAAACGAAGGCTGGCCGCAACAGGTGATTTGCGGGTGCGTTTGAATGGTGTGGCCCAATCGTTCCAACACGGTTGCGACGCTCATCGCCGCCTCGGGGTAAATCGCGTCCTGATAGCAGGGCACGAAAAGCGAAATTTTCATCGCCTAGAGTTTCCCATTTTAGGCATTCGAGAGTACGGTCGAATTCCGGTGCCCTTTGTTTTCTCGCATGAGTCCACAACGCAATGCACGGCAAGGATTGGATATTGCAATGTGTCTAAGGGACAAACAAAGGTTTCTTCTCATGCACGCAAAACGCACTTCTCATTTCTTCCTCTCGGCGCTTTCCCTCACGCTTCTGCCCGCCGTTGCTTCGGCTCAAGAACAAACAGTCGCGCCCGCGCCACAAACCTACGCCACAGCCGACAACGCCACCAACTTCCGCGTGGAAACCGTTGCAACCGGCTTAGAAATTCCGTGGGCGATGGCGTTCACGCCCGATGGCCGCTTGTTCGTCACCGAACGGCCCGGACGGTTGCGCGTGATTGCCAACGGCGTCTTGCAGGAAAAGCCCGTCGCCGAATTTCCTGAAGTGCAGAACGCGCGCGAAACCGGATTAATGGGCTTGGCTTTGCATCCACGTTTCGCGCAAAACCGCTGGCTGTATGTAGCGTATGCGTATCAGGGCAAAGAGCGTTTTGTGCGCGTCGAACGATTCCGCGAAACAGCCGATGGCTTAACCGAACGCAAAACGATCATCGAAGATATTCCCGCCGCAAATTATCACGCCGGTTGCCGCATTAAATTCGGGCCGGACGGCAAGCTTTACATCACCACCGGCGACGCTACAGCGGGAAGCTACGCGCAACGTCTCGATTCCTTACACGGCAAAACCCTGCGCGTCAATGATGATGGCAGCATTCCCGGCGATAATCCGTTTGCGCGTGTCGCAGGTGCGCGCGCCGAAATCTTTTCGTATGGACATCGCAACTCACAAGGTCTTGATTGGCAGCCGTGGACAGGCCGCCAGTTTCAAACCGAACACGGCCCGACTTCTATTCTCGACGGCATCGACTTTATCTACGCCAACGGTGGTGGCGACGAAGTGAATATCGTCGAAGCTGGCCGGAATTACGGCTGGCCAGTTATTCACCACGAGCGCCGCAGGAGCTTTATGGAAACGCCATTGCTGGAATACACGCCCGCCGTCGCACCGGGCGGCGCGACTTTTTATCGCGGAACCACGTTTCCACAATGGAGCGGCAACTTCTTCTTCGCCAACTTGAAAGACAAGTCGCTTGTACGCTTAGTTCTCAACGGCTCGCGAGTGGTGTCGCAAGAAACCTTGATTAAAGGCGAATTTGGCCGTTTGCGCGATGTGGCCGAAGGGCCGGACGGTGCGCTGTATATCTGCACTTCCAACCGCGACCCTTACGGCAAGCCTTCGCCCGAAGACGACCGCATCTTGCGGATTGTGCCGGTGAAATAAGACAAAAAAGAGTACGGTCGATTTCGACCGTACTCTTTTTCTTTGCGAGGAAGGCTTACTTGGCGACGACGGGGCCAAAGGTGCCGCTGAGGGTTTTACCACTGGCGTCGCGTAAACCGGTGAAGGTTCCGCTCAGGGAATTGCCGGCTTTGATGGTGTTTGGCGCGAATTCCAGAACAACCGCGTTGCCCGACACTTTGTAGATCGAGCGCGCGACCTGAACCGGAGCGCCGTTCAGCATGACGCTGTAGTTCTGCGAGTCGCTGGCGGAAGCCGAATCGAGAGCCCCAGTGAAGTTGAGTTGAACTGCTGCAGGCGCCGAACCGCGTGCAATGGTTGCCGAAGCCGACGAAAGGCGAACCGAGGAAACCGTCACAACCGGCGGCGGGGGCGTCGTAGTCGAACTCTGGCTGGCGGGCACAAGGACATTGGCCGACGTTTTTCCAGGGTTACCGACGGTGTCGCTGGCCGTCACGGTAACGGTGTAGAAACGGTCGGTTCCGCCCAGTCGCTTGGCGTTGAGCTGAAGCGTGAAGCTGTAAGTTCCGTCGGCTTTGAGCGTTACGACACCCGAAGGCTGAATCAGTTTGTAGCTATCGACAACGGCGAATCGCACGCTCGTGCCGACAACACCTGTCAGGGCATCGGTGACTTTGCCCGAAACGGTCACGGCGGTGAGCTTATCGTTGGGCGCCCAGAGAAGCGGGGGCTTGGGCGTGACGACAATCGCCGGGCCTGTGCCGTCAATGATGAACGGGCGCGCAGCCGATACGCCACCGCCTGGAGCCGGATTGCGCACCGAAACCTGCACGATGCCTTCTTTGGCCTTGGTCATGTCCTCTGCGGGAATGAAGGCAGTGAGCGCGGTGGGCGAAACGAACT is a genomic window containing:
- a CDS encoding lactate utilization protein, whose amino-acid sequence is MRETTGGQFGARDALLQKIRRALQVPAPHPGKPHGASHQGVKPNESVEAGAVSRGEEPAQSGLHAPIKAGSEKVEGEATTKTNVLQTLTVFQSDSEWKQWLPPTGENWDDWSKLFATNAASLSAEFYLLDSVEELPAALQKLATESSWTNVAFHDDELVTDAAQSLGLPLVETKRGYDRDALMACEAGISSCDALVAQTGSVLLNARRSGGRALSVLVPHHVVIARREQLVPDLPTAFALLHGVYGETWPSLITFITGPSRTGDIERILVLGAHGPKRLTIFVV
- a CDS encoding LutB/LldF family L-lactate oxidation iron-sulfur protein, coding for MSIATTENREHTHTEPARKQFKHDAHTMTHDLRHRALIQKALGGYYLKRDEQKAKFTSWADARQAASERKWEAVNNLGTYLDQFAQTIASRGAHVHWAEDDQQARDTIIEICKKHGAKVIKSKTMTSEEIHLNAALEKEGFEVVESDLGEYIMQLLGEAPYHFVFPSMHLTRGEVSDVFEKKLGTAPADTPEELTMIARDVMRDKYLRADVGITGANFAVAREGCLSITENEGNARLTMSLPRVHIALIGIEKVLPTLDDLALFLPLLATAGAGQALTGYNTMIFGPREDDESDGPEELHVVLLDNGRTTLLADPEQRDALHCIRCGACLNVCPIFKNVGGHAYGTTYQGPIGSVITPHLRGLQEWKHLSGASSLCGACTEACPVKIDLAHHLLQNRRNAAEEKPAATESAAWRGFAFMMTRPSLYRTALKLGRIFQPFHGLVRRTKLDPILPWSKSRALPKLAPKSFHEQWAERQKENR
- a CDS encoding (Fe-S)-binding protein: MKISLFVPCYQDAIYPEAAMSVATVLERLGHTIQTHPQITCCGQPSFNSGYWEQARPVARNVLQELRDAEAVVVPSGSCGAMMKVFYPQLFAGQPEEKDAAALTPRVFEFSEFLVSKLGVSDVGARFPHKVTFHDGCHGLRELGVVSQPRTLLENVRDLELVEMNEAQTCCGFGGAFSVKFSDISTAMGEVKCDSAVQTGAEYLVSNDSSCLMHIEGMLKRQRRKMPCLHLAQVLAQTN
- a CDS encoding PQQ-dependent sugar dehydrogenase, translated to MHAKRTSHFFLSALSLTLLPAVASAQEQTVAPAPQTYATADNATNFRVETVATGLEIPWAMAFTPDGRLFVTERPGRLRVIANGVLQEKPVAEFPEVQNARETGLMGLALHPRFAQNRWLYVAYAYQGKERFVRVERFRETADGLTERKTIIEDIPAANYHAGCRIKFGPDGKLYITTGDATAGSYAQRLDSLHGKTLRVNDDGSIPGDNPFARVAGARAEIFSYGHRNSQGLDWQPWTGRQFQTEHGPTSILDGIDFIYANGGGDEVNIVEAGRNYGWPVIHHERRRSFMETPLLEYTPAVAPGGATFYRGTTFPQWSGNFFFANLKDKSLVRLVLNGSRVVSQETLIKGEFGRLRDVAEGPDGALYICTSNRDPYGKPSPEDDRILRIVPVK